Within Komagataeibacter sp. FNDCR2, the genomic segment GAGTCATGTTCTGGCGGTGGCGCGGCGCCCTGAAACAGCTCTGGTTCAGTGATTCCGACGAGGCAAACCGGCGGAAATACGAGTGCGGAAGCTGGCGTGTCATATACGCGCCCGCCATGCTGGCCATGACGGTCATCTATCTGGTTGTGGAAATCGCGTTCAATGCCCGGTTGCTTGACTTCGCGCTGGGCTCGCCTTCTCCTGACGAGGTTCACTCCGTAGAACGGATGGGACGCTACCTCTCGGGAGTGGCGGCGGCATTGTGGCTGTGGGGCAGCGTGCTTTTGCCACGGCTCTATATTTGCGGACGGTATCTGAGGGTTTCTATCGGGGAAGCCGTCATCATCCTGGCCATGAGCGGTGTATTGACGGTGGCGAACGTGTACATGGGTGAGGCGTTCCTGTTCCGGAAATGTGTGGATGCGACGGCCCCTGCGCAACGCATCTCCGCCCTTGCATACGAGACCCTGTCACATGGTCTGCCTGCCGGTGCGCCGCTGCCTGATGACATGGCCCGTTTCGGCGCCGGGCGGAGTCAGGACGCTGAACGCGGACTGCTTGCCGCCTACCCGGTCGTGGCATGGATGGGTGGGTTTCCCCACGCCAGCCCGGACATGCCCGATCGGGGCGTCATCCGGAATGCGCTAGCGCGTGGGATGGGCTCGCCCGAGCAGTTCTATCATGGGGGCTACTGGCAAAGCCGGGAGCGGGTCATATCCGCTTATGATCGCTACCGGCAGATGGTCGCACGTTATCAGGACGGACTACGCACAATCCCCGCGCAGCAGGACCAGGCGTGGTCCGAGTATGTCGTCGAGTTGCAGATCAGGCATTATACGCCCGGATCCGTTCCACGGTTTTTCTGGCCGGTCGTCGCAAGGCGTGTGCGGCAGCGCGATATTCCGGTTGCCCCAAACTGGCGCCCTGATGACCGGCAGGCATTTGATGCCGCGGTGGCGACCCATGTGCGTGAGCTGGCGCTGAAGGATTTCCGGACGGCCACGCGAGACGGTTTTGGGGAAGCTCTCTCTCCCGACCTGGATGAAGCAGCCTTTGTCGCCACGGCAGCGGTGCAGGATCTCTGGCGCCAGTCCCTTGAAGCCCCGGCACATCTTGTCCTTTCCGCTGACATGCCACCCGCCCAGTTCGAGGATCGGGTCTGGCGTCCGCTGCTGGACGCCCGGGTAGAGGCATATTCCTCGCTGTTTCATGAACCGGCCCTGCGCAGTGGCAACACGGCGTTCCAGCATGATGCCCGGCCCGCGACGGAACTGCTGATCGCCGTCGCCTTTGCGCTGGCGTTTTCAACCCTCGGCATGATCGTCCATTCATGGAAGGTCCTGTACTATGGGTCATTGTGCTGCATGCGGGCGGTTCCATTCCGTCGGAGCCTGATCGGACTCATGGTCTTTGCAGGGCTGGCTGCGGCCTATGTCCACGAAGCGCCGAAGGTGGACGGGCTGGAAGGCGTTCTGGCGTCGATCAGTCGCCCCGTCTGGGTGATGAACGGCGTTCTCTATCCGTTGGGCAATAGCATACGCCAGATTCTGCCGGGCTAACGATCCGACCGCGCATGCGGCGGCACCCACAAAAGGCGGACGTATCCTGACCTCCTGACAGTTCAGGAGAACAGGATATGTCCGACAGCACAAACAGCGAGGGAACCGGTGTCGCAGCGTCCCTGCTGCAGTTGACCGCGCAGATGGGCCTGGCCCTTCAGGGGATCGAGGACATCCTGCGGTGTGTCAGCCCCAGCGAAGATGAAGATGGCAATCGTGTCGCGGACGCACTGGACCGCCTGTCCGCGGCCGTTAGCGAACAGACCGATACGCTGAACCAGCTTACCGAGAGCGTGCGGCTTCTGGCCCCGGTCGGGGCCGAGCGGACGGCCGGGTGATGATTACCTATCGGAAGGTGAGCGCGAACGGGGCGGGCAAGCTCATTGTCGCCTATCTCCGGGAGCATAAGCTCGACCCGGAGACGGATGTCCGCTCGGATCGCGACCGGTCCCGTGATGTGGAGAGCGGGGCGCGCCTGAACAGCTATTACATCGGGCGCGACGGTCAAGGGGAATGGGCGACTGATATGGGCGGAAGGATTGCCGACGCCCTGGGAATTGACCTGTCCCGGCCACCGGAAAACAAGGGTCTCGAACGCCTGTTCGAGGCAAAACGTGCGGACACCGGTGAGGAATGGGCCAATACCGGCCGCAAGCGTGAAATCTCGAGTTTCGATTTTACCGCATCCCCCGACAAATCCGTGACGCTTGCGGCCGAGTTCGCCGCCACGCAGGCCGAGCAGGCCCTGATATGGCAGGCGATCCATATCGCCAATGACCGGGCGATGGCACTGATTGCCGAGGAAGTTGGTGTCGCGCGGCGTGGATCTGGCGACGAGGCCTACATGGAGCCGGGAGAGGTGGCTCGGGTTTCGATCCGGCATTACACCGCGCGCCCGGCCATGGTCATCCAGGACGGACCGGATGGACCGACGGGATCGGTTGAACTCCCGGTGCCCGGCGATCCGCAGGCCCATATCCATAACATGATGTTCAATGCGGTGGCGACGGAAAGCGGGCATCTCGGCTCCCTCGACAGCGCCCGGATTACAAAGACGACTTCTCACCTGTTTGGTGCCTATTTCCAGGCCGAACTGGCGCAGCAGCTCCGCGGGCTTGGCGTCAGGGTCCGCCCTGACGAACGGGGAAAGGCCATCATCATTGAGAACATCCCCAGATCCGTGTGTGATGCGTTCTCAAAGCGCAGCCGTCAGGCCGAAACACAGGCCAAGGCATTTGTGAAGCGGCAGGGTGGCGACTGGAACACCATGTCAGCCGAACAGAAGTTCAAGGTGCTGCACCAGGCGAATCTGGCGTATCGGTCGAAGAAATATACCGGCACCAACGACCGGGAAATCTGGCGTGAAGAGGCGGCGGAACTGGGATGGAAGCACAGCACCGTTCTGACTGGCGACGTCAGTCAGGAACTGCCTGATTCCGAGCGGTACGAGAAGGCGTATGAAATCGCTGCCCGGCTGATCGCCGACGAGTTCAGGACAGCGGCCGTTCTGGATCGGGACGTCTTTCGCATGCATGCGGCACATGCACTGATTGCGACCGGTATAAACGGTCGGCGTGATATCAATCACGTGGCCGACATGATTGAGGCACGGGGCATCGAAATTGATGGCGAGCGGGTCGGATTTGTGGTCCGTGAGCAGGATCGAAAGGTGCGGATCACGACCAGCAGACAGATTGCGATCGAGACGGAAATGGGCGATCTGGCGGGGCTTGCCGCCCGGACACGCGAGGGTGCGCTGTCTGACGACGCCATTTCCCGCGCAATCGCCGGCTCAGGCCTTGATTTTGAGAGCGAACCTGATCACGGGCGCGCCCAGATTGCGGCAATTCATGCATTCGGGCAGGCTGGAGGCCTTGGTTTTCTGACAGGGGTCGCGGGCTCCGGTAAGACCACGTTGCTCAGGCCGCTGGTTTCCGCATGGAAAGAGGATGGTCGGAACCTGATCGGCGCAGCCATGGCATGGCGGCAGGCGGATGCGCTCAAGGATGCCGGCATTACCCGGACCCTTGCCCTGACCCCGTTGCTCGACCGGATTGCGAAGGGTAATCTGGACGTTGATCGAAATACTGTTCTGGTGCTTGACGAAGCCAGTCAGATTGCGCCCCGGCAGATCCTTGAAATCCTGCGTCTGCAAAAGGAGGTCGGCTTTTCCATCCGTGTTCTGGGGGATCGCCAGCAGGCGCAGGCGATCGAGGCGGGTGACAGTCTGGCAATCCTTGAACGTGTGCTGCCGCCGGAGGCGAGACCGGAACTCCTCAGTACCGTCCGTCAGAAATCGGCCCGCGCTCGTGAGATTGCAGGCCTGTTCCGTAGTCCAGGGAGAAAGCTTGACCTGAGCGAGGCGGAGCAGAAGGAGAAAGATGCGGCACGCGCGCGTGAGGCGATCGACATGAAGCGTTCAGACGGAACCTTCAGCCTGGTGGGTGGCGACCATGCCCAGGTGGTGGCCGAGCTGGCTGATTTCTATCTCAGGCGGCGTGACATGCTGCGTGCGAGTGGATCGAAGCGTGGCATAACCATGTCCGCCCCGACCAACGAGGATGTCATGGCGTTAAGCCTGGCCGTTCGTGAGAGGCTGCGTGCCCGCAACGAAATCGGGATG encodes:
- the mobF gene encoding MobF family relaxase, which gives rise to MITYRKVSANGAGKLIVAYLREHKLDPETDVRSDRDRSRDVESGARLNSYYIGRDGQGEWATDMGGRIADALGIDLSRPPENKGLERLFEAKRADTGEEWANTGRKREISSFDFTASPDKSVTLAAEFAATQAEQALIWQAIHIANDRAMALIAEEVGVARRGSGDEAYMEPGEVARVSIRHYTARPAMVIQDGPDGPTGSVELPVPGDPQAHIHNMMFNAVATESGHLGSLDSARITKTTSHLFGAYFQAELAQQLRGLGVRVRPDERGKAIIIENIPRSVCDAFSKRSRQAETQAKAFVKRQGGDWNTMSAEQKFKVLHQANLAYRSKKYTGTNDREIWREEAAELGWKHSTVLTGDVSQELPDSERYEKAYEIAARLIADEFRTAAVLDRDVFRMHAAHALIATGINGRRDINHVADMIEARGIEIDGERVGFVVREQDRKVRITTSRQIAIETEMGDLAGLAARTREGALSDDAISRAIAGSGLDFESEPDHGRAQIAAIHAFGQAGGLGFLTGVAGSGKTTLLRPLVSAWKEDGRNLIGAAMAWRQADALKDAGITRTLALTPLLDRIAKGNLDVDRNTVLVLDEASQIAPRQILEILRLQKEVGFSIRVLGDRQQAQAIEAGDSLAILERVLPPEARPELLSTVRQKSARAREIAGLFRSPGRKLDLSEAEQKEKDAARAREAIDMKRSDGTFSLVGGDHAQVVAELADFYLRRRDMLRASGSKRGITMSAPTNEDVMALSLAVRERLRARNEIGMEEIIRAAVDQRGETYDLPISKGDRLRLFSRVQCQVTRADGRGWRWRDFGSNGDFVDVQGWDEKGLVLRNSRGVTGMVPWERLADRSTGRIRLGPGYAMTIDSAQGITSDEHINAMPRGSSSVTGFTAYVAESRHVHTCWTRVAEAPVREAEVFSRPLGDTAPVTREDLLNRIASDMGRHDYKALGIDLERVRLRYEKNTTRWVRQNHENEAARQQGKTPGAGFRNRMAAKEVASVPQQKWDDIDRRLRRMAYQTQDMAEKLERVVKERRRQEDQAEKRRREEQVRERDRRPTQAASRGM